CAACAGCAGATGCAGCCTTACCACGCTTATTTTTAGCTGAAGATCTCTTGGAAGCTTTTGCTTGAACATTTTCCATCAAGGCTTGCGCTTTCATTGTGGGCTGGCGCTTGCGTTTTGGAACCCTTGATGCCTCTGAATGCTCTGTTGAAGGTACAGAGGCAGATGCACTAGAAGTAGGAGGTGGTGCTGGCTGTGCTGATTTCCCAGGTTCTACTGGTATTCCCAGCTGCAACACTGGCTGAAGAGGAGTTTTTGAGGCATCCTGTGTACCTGACTGCAGAATAGGTACAACAGCCTGTCCAACAGGATGAGGGGTGCCTACTCTCTGATGTGTATTTGGCTGTGTAACAACAAAAGCCTGAAGAGACATTAGAGAAGACCCTGTCTGAGGGTGCTTGTTCTCTTGAGGGTTTGTAGGAAGCGCCAGTTTGGATGTTTGTGGAATTTTAGAAGCcaacttcttcttcttttccttctcagCAAGCAGCATCGCCACAGTCCTAATAGGCGAATTATTAATCTGCTGTATGGCTGAAAGAGAATAGAAATACAGGTAGATgcttcattttaacattttttgttttggatGATGTACACCAAGAACTACTCAAGTTGCCGAGATACCTGAACGAGATCTCAGCTCAGTGGATGGAGtctgaaagaaaagagaaaaaaataaaatgaataggACAGTATAAGAATATCATTCAGTctcttctaacaaatgcattcagctactgtaagttgcactcattgctgacacagatgtgcaaatgcacacacaaagcttaCCTAGTTactgtagagaggtattgccaataggATTATCTAGAGAAGGTAttcatgaacctactggcacaatGCCTAttgctaggtgtgggctagagggatgtagaacccccagaattgagctgtggagcagtggtatgCTCCAACCAAAacttttggaataagttgggAACGACATATAGGGGTGCCAATTCAATAACTtgaactcactaatgctcttgtcactgaaagcAATAAAAtcttcatagcaatgctccaaaatgtagtaaaaaGCTATCCCTGGACAGTTCCTCCcacaaatgcaggataaactGTGTACACTCATCTCCTAAATTTCCACAGGAACGTGTTAATCTAGCAGCATTAAAAGTTAATAGACCGACTTTTTGGACAATTATATAATCTTGTTAGTACAGCACATCAACACTTGAGTGTATGATCAATAATGAGAGTATACTCTACCGGTTTGTTTTTATGAGCCTCAATGACTTTTTTGCAGCCTTCAGCATCAATATGAAGAACCTATTAGAAGGCAGAACAGCTTTGTTGAACTGCATTCCCCCCATAACAATTTAccatagaacagaacagaaaagaaaCCCAGACCAAAAGCGCTTACAGCTTACCTTCaggaagaacaaaaacactggCGTTTTCGGGAGAAGAACATTTGCTGCTCTAGTTCGAGCAATGTCcgctgaaaaaagaaaaatgtacaaatgttaCTGCTTAAGAAAGGCACCAATGCTCACATTTCTTCAGATCGAAGAAGCCATATTAATTAACTACTTAATACCTTCACAAACTTTCCTTTCGCTTACAGGCAGAGGAATTAACACATTGCCCAGCCATGGAAGAAGAGCCATCATTAGAGTGTAGTTGAGGCTGTTATTGGCTAATGCATTTTTGGCATCAGCGTCACGTCTGCGACTTAGTATTTGACAACTCCTCTTTGTGGTCATCTGTTGTAGGACATTACTTTGTGCATCTCTCTGTGTTTTATCTAACAGCGTGGTAGTTATGGTTTTAGGAGGtctctgaaaaagaaaaagttaaGGATTACAACTAATGAACCAACAACCTTGCATCTGCCAGTCACTGTATATGACTGGCATTAGAATTTATATGATGGAACATTACCCCGGTTTTTGCAGATGCTCTCATACAAATAAGCAACTGTTTGATATCGTTCATAGGCACCTTGATCATACTTTTTTCATCGCAGAGATCCTGCAAATTCCAatgtggaaaagaaaaagaagctgTATAGAAGCTGAAAATGTATGCTTATTATACCAAATGCAAAAAGAATTCAATATGATCTGTGATCTAAAATTAAATACTCATGTCAACAATCGTAGAAAACAATGGCTTACCCACTTATCCAAAGCTGGTGTTTCTAAATCCATGTAAGTCTTAAACGGGTTCCCCAGCTGGTCCAGCACAGTGCTCCGCACTGGACGACAGCCCTCAAAGGAATGACGTTCAGTACTGCCTTCATTTGCTTCTTCCTCAGTGGGCAGCCTGACCAACATGGTTCGCACGGTCCTTCCACTGTGCACTTGTGCCTTTCCACTCACAGGGATCCACTCCTTCATGTCTGGCTGGACATACTCTTCTCTAGGGTCCATGTCGTTATCTGAGGGAATGTCTGATTTGTTGTCTTTTGCACGATCTTCATCGCTGTCCATGTACTCTACTTTCATACTCTCATCTTCAGAGGTCAATTCAATATCAGAGTTTTCTTTCTTTGCAATTTTTTTCCGTGCCACTTTTCTCCtttttgactttgactttggctGTGCCTTTGGTGCCCTGCgcttttgtttctgcagaaGAAATGGATATACAGCATATCATTACTTTGGGTTAAAAAACCATGTGTAACCaaattttctgctgttttgccACATTGTGACATAATTAGAATCTAAAAGTTGTTTTTcgtattgtgtcaaaatgtaatGGTGaccggaccaatagaaatgctctaaaatgaataaaatcctTTAATGTTGACTTCTACTGAAAGTAAGGAATTCTCATATAAACTGgtttatatgcatttttttaTGTACTAGCCTGTAACAATGAGACGTGACAAACTTACAGCAGTGGTCCGCATCATCCACTTCCACTTGTTTAAACACTGGGAGTCAATCCGGTTTGGAATTTCAGAAGCGATCTTAGCCCATTTACCTGAATATATTGCATAGTTAAGACAAGTCAATGGACAGTTTTCAACGATTTAGGCAGCTGTACTCTTTTACTCTCTTAGTTTAAAATCATAAAGTACCAGTCAAACAATTTTGACACACTTGGCTGAATGTGAGCTAATCATCAAGTTAAAAACATTTGTTCCAACTGCTGTggccatatttttgttttccacAATgtggacactggggacacacaggtatcCACCAAAGTTATTACACCATGGTAGGCCTTGTATGTTGTATGGTAATACTGAAAGGAGGTCCTTCAACTTACAACTCAACTTCTTCAGCAATGAGGATGCTCTTCTTTTAAGGTTAATACGTACCTACACCATATTTTTCAATCTTTATTTTCAGCAGTTCCACCTCTTCATCACTCCATGCACCTCTCCTCACATCATCTCGAAGGCAATCCAAATATCTTGATCATTGGAAGTTAAATGAAACAGTATAAGTCCTACCGTTCAGAGTAGTGAGCAGAATACACTCATTTGTAACACTTTACATAAATTCACTGTATTTATACTCCTCACTGCAGGAGGACTGATATCAGCTCACCTGTCCCGGCAGGCGTTGTCTGTTCTGCCTGGTACCTCCATTCTGATTTTCCACCATTCCTTGGGCCCATGCTTTTCCACAGCTTTCAGTAGCAACTGTAATAACGACAGCTTGAACTGACTTTGGATCATTAAAATGTGGCCTTTCAAATAAAACTCTCCAAGTCTATGCACTactgaaaaaaataacacaTTGCCTATCCTTTTATAGCTCATGTAAaatatacactatttggacaaaagtattgggacacctgctcattcactgtttataCCAAAACAAGGGTATttattgaaaaaaagaaaaaaaaaagagtctctACTGTTCAATTTTCTCTAAGAtcttggaacattgctgtgaggattttattgcattcaatTCAAggatgttagtgaggtcaggaactTGGATGATCACCTTCACAACTCATAAATCAACAcccaaaattattggatggtgcaccatcatGCCAAAGAACACAGCTTTACTGCTCAacgagctttatacccctctagccctctaTATCCATTTGGCAGTAGgaatggagccaataggttcatcatctTCAGAATGGCAGTactatacagggactagataatcTGGGTGTGTGCGCACTTGCACtttccttagaaggggtgtccacaattggacatatagtgcaacTAGAATTTGTATGTATTGGTATATTCTTTGTCAGAGACTCCAGAGACATATTTCTAACACAACCAAGTGTCCATAAATGTCATTGAATTAAGAAAAATGCTGTATGTGTGGTAAAGTACAAGTAGCAGCTGATGTGAATAACTTTTGCAGCCTTGATTTGGGCTTTAAAAATCCTCCATACCTCATCCTCTTCTTTTGACCAAGGGCCTTTTTTTATTGAGGGATCAAGAACAGATGTCCAGCGGTACATGAGCTGGGTATAATCACGGCCCTCCATAAAATAGGACACtgaaaaaatatgaaaacacaACAGTGAAAGTAAGGACTTTATAATGCAAGGCACAACATGGTcatacacaaaaaaacagaataaacatGCAGTAAATCTTCATATTTGAGCTGATTTTTAATGCTAAAAATTTGTGTTCATTTAATTCACAAATGTGAAACCAGATTACACAGAAAAgcaatataaaatgttttttttttaattcattactTTGTGTGTACGGTATGAAGTTGCCAATTCTCATCCTTTCCACAAGGTCACGGAGAGCCTGGTCCTCCTCTTTAGTCCACTCTCTCCTCCTGAAACCTCTAGCAATGTAACGCTGGTATGCTTGGAAGCACATGAAAGCTGTCCTATTGGtctaaaaaaaagagaacaaaaagaaaaacatcaacagGGATCATTATTCTTAACAGCATACAAATCTTAAGAATATGTTACAGTCAATAACACTGCATCATCACtacattttaaagtaaaatatcCTGTTTTTTTACCTCAATAAGCCAATCTAGTCTAGTCAAATTAATGTTTACCATTACAGAGGTGCCCCCTACAGGTGGGCTGGCTTCAGACTGGCTTCTCATAGGATCATTTAGTCttgtaaataaaacaatgcaaaaACAGACTGCTAGAAACACATCATCAAGGTTTATTTGAGGTATtatggtatttttttttaatttctttttaaaattttacttttaaaatgtgGTTTCAAAGATTAATATCCTGCTTTTTACTTCACAATTGTCAACACAAATTGGTTATTCGTTTTACTAAACattaaatctttttaaatcATAGCTATAAAAAAAGCTGCCAGAAGAATATTGGTACGTAAATGTGTCTGACTGATACACATTGTCTTTAAAACGGAAATAATTTATCACTATATATTGCATATGTGCATCCACACATATGGTCTTAATTGAAATTCAAAATCAAATATATGGAAAGCTTAGATACTGTGATTAAACTACatatagaaacagaaagaaaagactTTTAATCAAGTAATATTTTACAATCAATTATAAACAGTGCCCTTGTTGGAAGTACACTGCTGGGTTAAGAATCACATACTGTAcaacaacagacatttacatgataaacacaACACTGCTTCCTCTTACCCCAAGAGCCTCTGCTATTTGGTCCCAGTGGCAGCAATTATACTTCTCTGCTATGGCAGCAAGGTTTTCAATCTCCTCCTCTTTCCACGTTGATTTGTTGATGGAGGGATGCAAATAGTTCTGCCAGAATCTCATTAAATCATCAGGTTGTCGGAGGCCCTCAAACtataatatttacaattatGAAAATTACTATTCACATTTAAAACCCAGAAGGAAACACAGAATCAATGGTTACAATACAGTAATTAACACGGAGTTAAGAATTACAAGACATACATCAGTATTTGCTATTTTGTCCCAATCATGATCATCATGGCGATTCCCATACAGCTCGTCTTCTTTCATtgaactgaaaaacaaacagtaattttttttattacaatttaGTCATTCTTTATTCAAAGAGATCACAATTCAAATTCCCCAATTCACCAACCTAGTCAAAGCACTGTTTACCCTTACAGAGGTGCCCCCTGCAGGTGAGTTTCAGATTTGCTtctcataatataataattgtcATGTAGACAGAAATGCAATAACAGATTGCTAGAAACCCAACATACAAACCTTATCTCTTCAATGGTCTTTTCCAAAATAGctatctgtttttttattacttctTTATCCTCATCTTTTGCTTTTGACATCTTTGTAGTTAAGTAATCCATcctataaaaacacaaaagcaaGTCATAAGCACAAGGCCAGCATAAATCTTTCCGTGGGCCAAAGCTAAAGTAAGGAAAACTGTATCAATCAAATGTACCAATCAAAAACCTACTTGGACAGTTTGGGCTGCAGCATGCGTTTCATAGTGTCTGCAACTACTGAGTTGATCAGCAAAGTCTTCTGCCATGCCTCCCCTGAAAGATGCAaccaaaatgaaaatgtaatgaCTTAAGGATATGCATTTATTAGgtagttggtgtggcgcaacagataaaaccactagctgccagtgagctattacaccatgtggaagaccagggttcgattcccagtctgggcgcgctacaccaataagagtccttgggcaagactcctaacgtgTAATATGTGGAActatgtaagtcgctctggatttatctgcaataaatatataaatatattaaaatgagaGATTGGTCAACCAAACCAGCAACATACATCTTCTAATTTTCATCTCATCACAGGCCCTGGTCCCGTGACTCAACTTTTCCCTGGTTTCTTCATTGGCTGGAGGGCcctgaaataaaacacatttaagaCTTAGTTTAGTCTAATCAGTGGatacactgattagccataactTTAACACCACggacagctgaagtgaaaaacactgattatcttaatctacagtggcatctgtcaaggggtggatatattaggcatcaagtgaacagtcagctcttgaaaATGATGTGTTAACAGCAGGAAGGgaaagcataagaatctgagccactctgaaaagggtcaaattgtgatggctagatgacagAACATTTCCTGGATATCAGGCCATTTGCTTGAAGATGCAACCCCTTTTAAACTGGCTTTTTTGAAACACAGCAGATTGGGTTATAGATATGTTGGTAAGAGCACCTGTACAGCTTCATGATTTGTCACATTTCTTAAATTCTGAGGTTCACCATTTTATTTTTGAGTAAAATGATCCAAGAAATAACAACAGAGTGTGCCAATTTAGAAACTACATATTTAGAAAGTTGTTGGATCCTACCAGGCCAGTGAGCTTGTCTTTAAAGTACGGCTTCATAAAGGTGCCGAGAAAAAGTTTCAG
This Salminus brasiliensis chromosome 20, fSalBra1.hap2, whole genome shotgun sequence DNA region includes the following protein-coding sequences:
- the snapc4 gene encoding snRNA-activating protein complex subunit 4 isoform X3, with translation MASPEDLLAQRNKIQRQILELESTLGADSSIVELLSSSSGSDEESDDSGHAGQEVVPEDLEAKRQQIQREIDALEKTLGGDAALVDVLTDSEHGSGSHVNSSDEDSDDDELDLPQNAETCLQMNLVYQEVLKEKLSDLERLLSENQQQQKEIEAQLSGPASTTSGLPHLKLFLGTFMKPYFKDKLTGLGPPANEETREKLSHGTRACDEMKIRRWEAWQKTLLINSVVADTMKRMLQPKLSKMDYLTTKMSKAKDEDKEVIKKQIAILEKTIEEISSMKEDELYGNRHDDHDWDKIANTDFEGLRQPDDLMRFWQNYLHPSINKSTWKEEEIENLAAIAEKYNCCHWDQIAEALGTNRTAFMCFQAYQRYIARGFRRREWTKEEDQALRDLVERMRIGNFIPYTQMSYFMEGRDYTQLMYRWTSVLDPSIKKGPWSKEEDELLLKAVEKHGPKEWWKIRMEVPGRTDNACRDRYLDCLRDDVRRGAWSDEEVELLKIKIEKYGVGKWAKIASEIPNRIDSQCLNKWKWMMRTTAKQKRRAPKAQPKSKSKRRKVARKKIAKKENSDIELTSEDESMKVEYMDSDEDRAKDNKSDIPSDNDMDPREEYVQPDMKEWIPVSGKAQVHSGRTVRTMLVRLPTEEEANEGSTERHSFEGCRPVRSTVLDQLGNPFKTYMDLETPALDKWRPPKTITTTLLDKTQRDAQSNVLQQMTTKRSCQILSRRRDADAKNALANNSLNYTLMMALLPWLGNVLIPLPVSERKVCEADIARTRAANVLLPKTPVFLFFLKVLHIDAEGCKKVIEAHKNKPTPSTELRSRSAIQQINNSPIRTVAMLLAEKEKKKKLASKIPQTSKLALPTNPQENKHPQTGSSLMSLQAFVVTQPNTHQRVGTPHPVGQAVVPILQSGTQDASKTPLQPVLQLGIPVEPGKSAQPAPPPTSSASASVPSTEHSEASRVPKRKRQPTMKAQALMENVQAKASKRSSAKNKRGKAASAVAVGPQTTAWLVTPAGLMPVTGIQLQTPVPGDKNQVMSYSVPKLVFQPPAIANQNVVVSAVADKTTGMAAVTNATSVSSVPPKTTNVATSVTESAVQTPPPEIQCNQSQNILNVVPQVPLQSPIIVSHNGSLALLCNAVQRPTISSCSSQASVGNKTDSTCSPEETSQSFTQSSGSDANKVPLPVSKVVGVSSASVDTTSPAVPPAQPSTLNTSGPLIQMPSPTIPSNQNQKMMHNVPRVLFQQPLIMKQNGSLTVINSAGPRLPKNGSPALVTNAPEVPVNLASSVSSTSSVNKTTNSLSVTPAPAARGDTSTVVMSPAAPGVNFMYGLTVPSQHSLPVNVQSPATVRFCANSAVRPGGHILPQTVVRLAAPPANNLRLQTATTTSHLNPYSNSLSFDSNLMFLEHPDQVKNWMKGNSGISLPELEHKMPYLPPFVSNIKTLVSLLKAKEYLLQKAVQLLPEEDRTSGEEEAQVTAVRKLISEKFQTNPAYSLLKARFLSCFTLPALLATIHPCKELQGLSDDEDEEDGTVQGGEDQVQPAESFLNTNESEASATQFSGMSARKEMTGQPC
- the snapc4 gene encoding snRNA-activating protein complex subunit 4 isoform X1; this translates as MASPEDLLAQRNKIQRQILELESTLGADSSIVELLSSSSGSDEESDDSGHAGQEVVPEDLEAKRQQIQREIDALEKTLGGDAALVDVLTDSEHGSGSHVNSSDEDSDDDELDLPQNAETCLQMNLVYQEVLKEKLSDLERLLSENQQQQKEIEAQLSGPASTTSGLPHLKLFLGTFMKPYFKDKLTGLGPPANEETREKLSHGTRACDEMKIRRWEAWQKTLLINSVVADTMKRMLQPKLSKMDYLTTKMSKAKDEDKEVIKKQIAILEKTIEEISSMKEDELYGNRHDDHDWDKIANTDFEGLRQPDDLMRFWQNYLHPSINKSTWKEEEIENLAAIAEKYNCCHWDQIAEALGTNRTAFMCFQAYQRYIARGFRRREWTKEEDQALRDLVERMRIGNFIPYTQMSYFMEGRDYTQLMYRWTSVLDPSIKKGPWSKEEDELLLKAVEKHGPKEWWKIRMEVPGRTDNACRDRYLDCLRDDVRRGAWSDEEVELLKIKIEKYGVGKWAKIASEIPNRIDSQCLNKWKWMMRTTAKQKRRAPKAQPKSKSKRRKVARKKIAKKENSDIELTSEDESMKVEYMDSDEDRAKDNKSDIPSDNDMDPREEYVQPDMKEWIPVSGKAQVHSGRTVRTMLVRLPTEEEANEGSTERHSFEGCRPVRSTVLDQLGNPFKTYMDLETPALDKWDLCDEKSMIKVPMNDIKQLLICMRASAKTGRPPKTITTTLLDKTQRDAQSNVLQQMTTKRSCQILSRRRDADAKNALANNSLNYTLMMALLPWLGNVLIPLPVSERKVCEADIARTRAANVLLPKTPVFLFFLKVLHIDAEGCKKVIEAHKNKPTPSTELRSRSAIQQINNSPIRTVAMLLAEKEKKKKLASKIPQTSKLALPTNPQENKHPQTGSSLMSLQAFVVTQPNTHQRVGTPHPVGQAVVPILQSGTQDASKTPLQPVLQLGIPVEPGKSAQPAPPPTSSASASVPSTEHSEASRVPKRKRQPTMKAQALMENVQAKASKRSSAKNKRGKAASAVAVGPQTTAWLVTPAGLMPVTGIQLQTPVPGDKNQVMSYSVPKLVFQPPAIANQNVVVSAVADKTTGMAAVTNATSVSSVPPKTTNVATSVTESAVQTPPPEIQCNQSQNILNVVPQVPLQSPIIVSHNGSLALLCNAVQRPTISSCSSQASVGNKTDSTCSPEETSQSFTQSSGSDANKVPLPVSKVVGVSSASVDTTSPAVPPAQPSTLNTSGPLIQMPSPTIPSNQNQKMMHNVPRVLFQQPLIMKQNGSLTVINSAGPRLPKNGSPALVTNAPEVPVNLASSVSSTSSVNKTTNSLSVTPAPAARGDTSTVVMSPAAPGVNFMYGLTVPSQHSLPVNVQSPATVRFCANSAVRPGGHILPQTVVRLAAPPANNLRLQTATTTSHLNPYSNSLSFDSNLMFLEHPDQVKNWMKGNSGISLPELEHKMPYLPPFVSNIKTLVSLLKAKEYLLQKAVQLLPEEDRTSGEEEAQVTAVRKLISEKFQTNPAYSLLKARFLSCFTLPALLATIHPCKELQGLSDDEDEEDGTVQGGEDQVQPAESFLNTNESEASATQFSGMSARKEMTGQPC
- the snapc4 gene encoding snRNA-activating protein complex subunit 4 isoform X2, with protein sequence MASPEDLLAQRNKIQRQILELESTLGADSSIVELLSSSSGSDEESDDSGHAGQEVVPEDLEAKRQQIQREIDALEKTLGGDAALVDVLTDSEHGSGSHVNSSDEDSDDDELDLPQNAETCLQMNLVYQEVLKEKLSDLERLLSENQQQQKEIEAQLSGPASTTSGLPHLKLFLGTFMKPYFKDKLTGLGPPANEETREKLSHGTRACDEMKIRRWEAWQKTLLINSVVADTMKRMLQPKLSKMDYLTTKMSKAKDEDKEVIKKQIAILEKTIEEISSMKEDELYGNRHDDHDWDKIANTDFEGLRQPDDLMRFWQNYLHPSINKSTWKEEEIENLAAIAEKYNCCHWDQIAEALGTNRTAFMCFQAYQRYIARGFRRREWTKEEDQALRDLVERMRIGNFIPYTQMSYFMEGRDYTQLMYRWTSVLDPSIKKGPWSKEEDELLLKAVEKHGPKEWWKIRMEVPGRTDNACRDRYLDCLRDDVRRGAWSDEEVELLKIKIEKYGVGKWAKIASEIPNRIDSQCLNKWKWMMRTTAKQKRRAPKAQPKSKSKRRKVARKKIAKKENSDIELTSEDESMKVEYMDSDEDRAKDNKSDIPSDNDMDPREEYVQPDMKEWIPVSGKAQVHSGRTVRTMLVRLPTEEEANEGSTERHSFEGCRPVRSTVLDQLGNPFKTYMDLETPALDKWDLCDEKSMIKVPMNDIKQLLICMRASAKTGRPPKTITTTLLDKTQRDAQSNVLQQMTTKRSCQILSRRRDADAKNALANNSLNYTLMMALLPWLGNVLIPLPVSERKVCEADIARTRAANVLLPKTPVFLFFLKVLHIDAEGCKKVIEAHKNKPTPSTELRSRSAIQQINNSPIRTVAMLLAEKEKKKKLASKIPQTSKLALPTNPQENKHPQTGSSLMSLQAFVVTQPNTHQRVGTPHPVGQAVVPILQSGTQDASKTPLQPVLQLGIPVEPGKSAQPAPPPTSSASASVPSTEHSEASRVPKRKRQPTMKAQALMENVQAKASKRSSAKNKRGKAASAVAVGPQTTAWLVTPAGLMPVTGIQLQTPVPGDKNQVMSYSVPKLVFQPPAIANQNVVVSAVADKTTGMAAVTNATSVSSVPPKTTNVATSVTESAVQTPPPEIQCNQSQNILNVVPQVPLQSPIIVSHNGSLALLCNAVQRPTISSCSSQASVGNKTDSTCSPEETSQSFTQSSGSDANKVPLPVSKVVGVSSASVDTTSPAVPPAQPSTLNTSGPLIQMPSPTIPSNQNQKMMHNVPRVLFQQPLIMKQNGSLTVINSAGPRLPKNGSPALVTNAPEVPVNLASSVSSTSSVNKTTNSLSVTPAPAARGDTSTVVMSPAAPGVNFMYGLTVPSQHSLPVNVQSPATVRFCANSAVRPGGHILPQTVVRLAAPPANNLRLQTATTTSHLNPYSNSLSFDSNLMFLEHPDQVKNWMKGNSGISLPELEHKMPYLPPFVSNIKTLVSLLKAKEYLLQKAVQLLPEEDRTSGEEEAQVTAVRKLISEKFQTNPAYSLLKARFLSCFTLPALLATIHPCKELQGLSDDEDEEDGTVQGGEDQESFLNTNESEASATQFSGMSARKEMTGQPC